The following proteins come from a genomic window of Accipiter gentilis chromosome 2, bAccGen1.1, whole genome shotgun sequence:
- the LOC126048241 gene encoding GSK-3-binding protein-like: MPCRPGERFLLLERSVAVGQAGSKEVDALVAKLGEVLQLSAQRAPPPPRAPKHLGPGSARDRAAPYSPRCTGGGPLAPRGPAPPQAHQQHAEPPRPDRSGHQRVTKQLCGRGWLRSAARRRKQPPPGPGDGPAEEEDPHRLLQQLILSGNLIKEAVRRLQLAAAAAAAAAAASTASSGSASAGSSGADGEAAEAAAAAVQPLQ, translated from the coding sequence ATGCCGTGCCGGCCGGGCGAGCGCTTCCTGCTGCTGGAACGCTCGGTCGCCGTGGGGCAGGCGGGCTCCAAGGAGGTGGACGCGCTGGTGGCCAAGCTGGGCGAGGTGCTGCAGCTGAGCGCGcagcgggcgccgccgccgccccgcgcccccaaGCACCTGGGGCCGGGCAGCGCCCGCGACCGCGCCGCCCCCTACTCGCCGCGCTGCACCGGCGGCGGCCCGCTGGCGCCGcgggggccggccccgccgcaaGCCCACCAGCAGCACGCCGAGCCCCCGCGGCCGGACAGGAGCGGCCACCAGCGGGTGACCAAGCAGCTGTGCGGCCGGGGCTGGCTGCGGAGCGCCGCCCGCCGGAGGAAgcagccgccgccggggccgggcgacgggccggcggaggaggaggacCCCCACcggctcctgcagcagctcatCCTCTCCGGCAACCTCATCAAAGAAGCCGTCCGGCGGCTGCAgctagcggcggcggcggcggcggcagcggcggcggcttcCACGGCCTCCAGCGGCAGCGCCTCGGCGGGGAGCAGCGGCGCGGACGGCGAggcggccgaggcggcggcggcggcggtgcagCCCCTGCAGTAG